One genomic region from Mangifera indica cultivar Alphonso chromosome 17, CATAS_Mindica_2.1, whole genome shotgun sequence encodes:
- the LOC123201055 gene encoding protein GLUTAMINE DUMPER 5-like, translating into MAEVSFSPPAMVAQQRSSWHTSVPFFFGGLAAMLGLIAFAFFILACSSYWRFSSSDQNGERDLESGGKEQEEGGSAAAVKVYEEKILVIMAGDEKPTFLATPVCRIDYGKQMIVKKEREKVKEMADEHEPTLTSSHEENNRENQEQIL; encoded by the coding sequence ATGGCTGAAGTTTCATTTTCTCCGCCGGCTATGGTGGCGCAGCAGCGGTCATCGTGGCACACGTCTGTGCCTTTCTTCTTTGGAGGCTTAGCGGCGATGCTGGGCTTGATAGCTTTCGCTTTCTTTATCTTGGCTTGCTCTTCTTATTGGAGATTTTCGAGCAGTGATCAAAATGGTGAGAGGGATTTGGAGAGTGGCGGAAAAGAGCAGGAGGAGGGCGGTTCTGCTGCAGCAGTAAAGGTTtatgaagagaaaattttggTTATAATGGCTGGTGATGAGAAACCGACTTTCTTGGCCACGCCTGTATGCAGAATCGATTATGGCAAACAGATGATCGTTaagaaagaaagggagaaagtgaaagaaatgGCTGATGAACACGAACCAACATTGACATCTTCTCATGAAGAAAACAACAGAGAGAATCAAGAACAAATCCTGTAA